The nucleotide window ATGCCGAGCAGATCAACGACATCATGGAAGGCCGCCCACCGCGTCCGCCCAAGACCTCGTCATCCAGCAACGACACGCCGCATACCCCGCCATCGGCAGGCCCATCGGCCGCAAATCCCGATCAAGGGCCTGCGGCTACGACACCTGTCTGATCTGTTCCTTTCCAAATTTTATGTTTGCCACTTTGCAATGCGGGCGTTTTCAGCTATCCCTGAAACGCCCGTTGGTCATGGGGGTCGTCAACGTCACCCCCGATTCATTTTTTGATGGCAATGTTCATTTCCGAGTGAACCAGGCCATCGAGCATGGCTTGCGTCTGGTGCAGGATGGTGCCGATATTCTGGATATCGGCGGAGAATCCACCCGGCCTGGGGCCCAGGTAGTGGCCGCCGACGAAGAATTGCGCCGGCTCCTGCCGGTCATCCAGGGCTTGCTGGATGCCGGTGTGCCTTTGTCTGTGGATACCTGCAAACCCGAAGTCATGCGCCAGGTGCTGCACGCGGGTGCCGACATGATCAATGACATCCGGGGCTTTTCCTCAGATGAAGCCATCCAGGCTGTACAGGATGCGGATTGTGCCCTGTGCCTGATGCATATGCAGGGTGAACCCCGCACCATGCAGCAGACTCCTTGCTATGACGACGTGGTGGCCGAGGTCCAGGCCTATCTGGCCGCAGGTGCCCAGCGCCTGCGCGACGCGGGTATTGCGGCCAATCGCATCGCACTGGACCCTGGCTTTGGCTTTGGCAAGACAGTGGCCCACAATTACACCTTGTTGAACCAGCTGCCGCAGGTGATGGGGGATGCATATCCCTGTATGGTGGGGCTCTCGCGCAAGTCCATGATCGGCGCACTCACTGGCAGGCCTGCCAGCCAGCGCCTGGGGGGCAGCGTCGCCGCTGCGTTGGCGGCAGCAGTCCGGGGGGCGCATATCTTGCGGGTGCATGATGTGGCTGATACCGTGGATGCCCTGACTATCTGGTCGGCAATCAATGATCCAACCCTCACAGAAGGAGCCCGTGCATGAGCGCGCGCAAATATTTTGGGACCGATGGGGTCCGCGGTGTCGTGGGCGGCGAGCTGATCAATGCCGAGTTTGCCCTGCGCCTGGGCTATGCGGCTGGCCGGGTGCTGTCTCAGGGGGCAGTCAGCGGTAGCGGTCGGCCCACGGTGGTGATAGGCAAGGACACGCGGATTTCTGGCTATATGCTGGAAGCCGCCCTGGAGGCCGGCTTGTCGGCTGCGGGGGTGGATGTGTTGCTGGCCGGGCCGATTCCGACGCCTGCCGTGGCCTATCTGACCCGGGCCTGGCGACTGGCTGCCGGGATTGTCATCAGCGCCTCGCACAATCCCCACTACGATAACGGCATTAAATTCTTTTCTTCCGGTGGCACTAAATTACCTGATGCCACCGAGGCTGCGATTGAAACCATGCTAGAGCAGCCCATGGGTTGCGCGGATTCCCCGGCCTGGGCCGTGCCCGGCGTATCAGCGATGCCGCTGGCCGCTACATCGAGTTCTGCAAAAGCACCTTTCCCAACGAACTCGATCTGCAGGGCTTGAAAATCGTGGTGGATGCCGCGCACGGGGCGGCTTATCACATTGCTCCGCATGTGTTTCGCGAACTAGGCGCCGAGGTCAGTGTCATCGGCTGCGAGCCTGATGGCTTCAACATCAACGAAGGGGTCGGAGCCACACACCCAGAGGCCTTGATTGCCGCAGTGGCCGAGCAGGGTGCTGATCTGGGCATTGCCCTGGATGGCGATGCCGACCGTCTGCAGATGGTGGATGCCGCCGGTCGCCTGTATAACGGCGACGAACTGCTGTATGCCATCGTCCGTGATCGTGCCAAGCTGCACCCCATCAATGGCGTGGTGGGTACCCTGATGACCAACTTCGGTCTGGAACGCCGTCTGAAAGAACTGCATATTCCCTTTGTGCGTGCTCAGGTGGGTGATCGCTACGTGCTGGAACGTCTGCGGCATCATGGCTGGCTGTATGGGGGCGAGAGCTCAGGACATTTGCTGTGTCTGGATTGCCACACCACCGGGGATGGCATTGTGGCGGCATTGCAGGTGCTGGCTGCCATGCGCCATGCCAATCTGCCCCTGGCGGCACTGGTGGCAGATCTGAAAATGTATGCCCAGAAAATGGTCAATGTGCCTCTGGCCGCTGGTCTGGACTGGCAGGCCCATGCCGGTTTGCAGGCGGCTGCTCAGGCAGTGCAGGCCACCCTGGGCGAGCGCGGCAGGGTCTTGATTCGCGCCTCAGGCACCGAGCCCAAGTTGCGTCTCATGGTCGAGGCTGACGATGCCGCTTTGGCTGACGAATGCGTGCGTCAGTTGGTGGCAGTCAAGCTGACTTAAAGCGCTGGTACGCAGGGCTAGGTAGTGCCTTCTGTGATTTCCAGCGTGAATCCAGCCTTGCGCCAGACGTCGATTTCACCTTTCAGCATAAAACTGCTAAGTGGGTGATCCGATAGCCAGCCGTCGGGCACGGACAGGGTGATTGCCTGGCCCTGGGCCTGCAAATGGATGGGCAGGGCGTCGCGGGCTTCGCGGCGGCGCAGCAGCAGCACAGCCAGGCGCAGGCAGCACAGCGCCAGCCATTGCTCGCGGGTGGGTGCATAAGGGCGCAATTTGGCCAGCTTTCCTTGTTGGCCCAGCGCTAAAAAGGCCAATAATTGCTGGTCATCGTGCGAAAAGCCCGGCATGTCCGCATTTTCCAATACATAGGCACTGTGCTTGTGATAATGATTGCGGGCAATGGCCAGGCCGATTTCATGCAGCATGGCGGTCCAGCTTAAGGCTTTGCGTAGTTCCGCCCCCTGTGGGTGGGCGGTATCCAGGTTCAATTGGTCAAAAAAGACCAGGGCCAATTGGCGCACATGTTCTGCCTGCTGGGCGTCGGCCTGGTAGCGCAACCCCATCTGGCGCACGGTTTCGTCACGCTGATCATGGTGCGAATCCCGGCCCAGTAAATCATGCAGCACCCCCACCCGCAAGGCCCCGTCGCCTGCGCCCATGTGGCTGATGCCCAGCTCCAGGAAGGCCGCGATCATGATGGCCAGCCCTCCCGCCAGCACGGGTGCGCGCTCGGCCTTCAGTCCTGCCCAGTCCTGCAGGTGGACTTGGCCGACTTTGATCAGGGCGGCAGACAACTGTTGCATGCCATCCAGGGTAATGTCGCGCTGGCTAAAGCCGTTTTCGACCAGAACGGCCAACAGACCCTTTGCCGTGCCGGACGACCCATAGGCCTGCTGCCAGCCAACGTGGCGATAGCGTCGGCTGATGGGCTCGATGGTGCTGCGGGCGGCGACGATGGCGCGCTGCATGCGAGCCTTGGTAATCTGTCCACGCGAGAAAAACTGTTTGCTCCAGGTCGTGCAGCCTAGCTGCAAAGAAGCCAGTTGTAGAGGAGTCTGACCCCGACCGATGATGAATTCAGTAGAGCCGCCACCGATGTCGATGACCAATCGCCGGTCTTCTGATGGTGGCAGATCCTGGATCACACCCAGGTAGATCAGGCGGGCTTCTTCCTGCCCCGAGATGATTTCGATGGGAAAGCCCAGGGCGTGTTCGGCGTGCGGAATGATTTCGGCAGCATTGCGTGCCACCCGGAATGTATTGGTGGCCACCGCCCGCACATTGGCGGGATCGAAGCCGCGCAATCGCTCGCCAAAGCGCTGCAGGGCTTCGATAGCCTGAGCCACTGTATCGGGCCGGATGCGCTGATGCTCATCCAGGCCATTGGCCAGGGCGATGAGTTCGCGCATACGGTCTTCAGTATAGACCTGGACGGTGTCGCCCTCGCGCACGACCCGTCCGATGGACAGGCGAAACGTGTTGGACCCGAGGTCAATGGAGGCCAGACGATCGTCCATGGGCTTACCTGAAAATGTCACACTGTGCGATTATAGAGGCCGAATCCCGATTTCTACCGGAGCTCCCATGCAGGGTATGGCAGTTACGCCTCTTTTACTCAACCGAGAACTTTCCGTGCTCAAGTTCAACGAGCGCGTCCTGGCCATGGCCGAGCGTCTGGATGTGCCGGCGCTGGAGCGTCTACGCTATCTGTGCATTGTTGGCTCGAATCTGGATGAATTCTTCGAGATTCGCATGGCCAGCCTTAAAGAGCAGCAGCGTCAGACGCCGGATCTTGCCGGGGATGATGGCCTGCTGCCTGCCGAAGCCTTTGACCGCGTCCAGCGTGCAGCCCATGCCTTGGTCGACCGCCAGAACCGCCTATTGACGGGCGAAGTCATGCCGAAACTCATGGAATGCGGGGTAGGGCTGATTTATTCGACCGGCTGGACCGATCTGCAGCGTGAATGGGCCTATGGAATTTTTCAACGCGACGTGATGCCGCTGTTGACCCCTATCGGCCTGGACCCGGCCCATCCATTCCCCCGGGTCTACAACAAGAGTCTGAATTTCATTGTGTCGCTGACGGGCGAGGACGCCTTTGGCCGCGAGGGCAATATCGCCATTGTCCAGGCCCCGCGGGCCTTGCCGCGCATGCTGAAGGTGCCGCCGGAAATCGCCGGCATCCCGGATGGCTTCATGTTGCTGACGACGGTCATCAATGCTTTTGTGGGGGATTTGTTTCCCGGCATGGATGTGCTGGGCTGCTATCAGTGGCGGGTCACGCGCAACAGCGATCTTTTCGTGGACGAAGAGGAAATCACGAATTTACGCCAGGCTTTGCAGGGCGAACTCTCCCAGCGCAATTTTGGTGCCTCGGTGCGTTTGGAAATCGCGCATGCCATGCCGCCGGATCTCGAGCTTTTCCTGCAGCGCGAGTTCAATTTGGCCACCGCTGATACATACCGGGTCAATGGGCCGGTGAATCTGGGCCGCCTGATGCAGTTGTGCAACCGAGCCAATCGACCTGACTTGGAATACCCCGTCTATCGGCCGCGCACGCCTGCACCATTCGATGGTGATATGCAGCGGCCCGAAGCCCTGTTTGCGGCTTTGTCTGTGCGGGATCACTTGCTGCACCATCCGTATCAGTCCTTTCAGCCGGTCCTGATGTTTTTGCGGGCCGCTGCCCTGGACCCGCAGGTGGTGGCAATCAAACAAACCATCTACCGCACCGGCGAAGATTCCGAACTGATGGGCGTGCTGCTGTCGGCGGCCCGCGCAGGCAAGGAAGTGACCGTGGTGGTGGAACTCATGGCGCGTTTCGACGAGCAGACCAATATCAATTGGGCGGCACGCCTGGAGGAGGTAGGCGCCCACGTCAGCTATGGGGTGGTCGGGCACAAGACCCATGCCAAAATGGCATTGGTGCTGCGCCGCGAAGATGGTCGCATCCGGCGCTATGGACACCTGGGCACGGGCAATTATCATCAGCGCACCGCAAAGCTCTACACGGATTTTGGCCTCCTGACGGCCAACCAGACCATCTGTGAGGACATGGATCAGGTGTTTTCCCTGCTCACGGGCCTGGGCGCGCGCCGCGAGTTGAAGCTGCTGTTGCAATCGCCCTTTACCCTGCACGAAACCGTCCTGAATCTCATCCGCAGTGAAGCCGAGTTCGCCCGAGCAGGCAAACGCGCCCGCATCCGTGCAAAGATGAACTCCCTGCTGGAGCCCTCTGTGATCCAGGCCCTCTACGAAGCGAGCCAGGCAGGGGTGCGGATCGACTTGATCGTGCGTGGCGCCTGCGCCTTGCAGGCCGGGGTGCCGGGCCTGTCCGAACGCATCCGGGTGCGTTCAGTCATCGGTCGGTTTCTGGAGCACTCCCGCGTGTTTTATTTTTACCAGGACGGCGCCGAACCCCTGTACTTGTCGTCGGCTGACTGGATGGACCGTAATTTCCTGCGCCGGGTCGAGCTGGCCTTCCCGGTGCTGGACAAGACCCTGCGCCGCCGCGTCATCGACGAGGCCTTCACCTTCGCCTGGCGGGATAACCAACTTGCCTGGGCCGTCCAGCCCGATGGCCGCTACCTGCGCGTACGCAACCGCCGCGCCCCCGTCAACCTACACCAACACCTCATGGCTAGGTTAGGGTGAGCGGCCTGCAGGCCGCGAGGTGGGGGCCTGCAACCCTGTCACGAATCTGTCATATCCGCCCTTTATCATCCCACCCTGAGAGTCTTCTAATCCTCTCATCTCCGATATCCATACAGGGATTATTCATATGTTCAAACGGATGCTGGTTCAATGTGCAACAGGCCTGACGCTGATGGCGACGGCTAGTGCGGCTGCCCTGGCGGTAGATCTGACTGGGGCGGGGGCTTCCTTTCCGTACCCGATCTATGCCAAATGGGCGTCTAAGTACCAGACGGTCTCGGGCCATCGAGTCAATTATCAATCCATCGGCTCTGGCGGTGGGCAGCAGCAGATCATTGCCAAAACAGTCGATTTCGGTGCGTCGGACGACCCCATGAAGCCCGAAGCGCTGGAAGAAAATGGCCTGCTGCAATTCCCGGCTGTGGTCGGTGGCACCGTGCCGGTGATCAACGTACCTGGTATTGAAGCCGGGCAGATGAAGCTGACCGGGCCTGTGCTGGCCGACATTTTTCTGGGCAAGATCAAAAAATGGGATGATCCGGCTCTGGCGCAGCTCAATCCGGATTTGAAGCTGCCATCCAAGGGCATTATTGTGGTGCACCGCTCGGATGGTTCGGGAACGACCTTTGGCTGGACCAACTACCTGTCTCAGGTATCCCCCGCCTGGAAGGATACTGTTGGACAGGGCAAGGCGGTCAAATGGCCCACGGGCCAGGGTGGCAAAGGCAACGAAGGGGTGGCCGCCTATGTGCGTCAGCTGACTAACTCCATCGGTTACGTCGAATATGCCTATGCGCACCAGAACGGTTTGGCCTGGACCCAGCTGCAGAATCGTGACGGCCAATTCGTGCAACCCGCGCAAAAGTCCTTTGCGGCTGCGGCTTCTCATGCCGACTGGGCTTCTGCGCCCGGCATGGGCTTGGTGCTGAACAACGAACCTGGCGCAGATTCCTGGCCTGTGACGGCAGCCACCTTCATTCTGCTGCACAAGCAACAGGAAAACGCGGCACAAGCGCGCGAGATCCTGGCATTCTTTGACTGGGCTTGGCGCGAGGGGGCCGATATGGCCAGTGAATTGGATTATGTTCCCTTGCCGACAGCCGTGACTGACCAGATCCGTCAATTGTGGACCCAGGAAATCCGGACCAAGGACGGCGCCTCCGTCTGGCCCTGATGCCCTCAAGCCGCTGGGCGTAAAACCGGCGGCTTGACCCATTTGTGGGAAAATACTGCTTTTTGAATCCTGATCGGCCTGCGCATCTGCAAGCCGGTCACCACCTGGCCTTCTCATGATCAATCAACATCGCACCCTGCTGGTGGATGCGGGCTTTCGACACCTGACACGGGCTTTCGCGTTCCTGGTCTTTGTTTTGCTGGCCGGTATTTTGGTGTCCCTGATCTACGGCAGCCGCGACACGCTGATCCGGGATGGCCTGGCTTTTTTGTGGACCAATGACTGGGACCCGGTCAAACAGCACTATGGTGCCCTGGTGCCCATTCTGGGGACAGTCATCAGCGCCTTGCTGGCCCTGTTGATTGCCGTGCCGGTGTCGTTTGGCATTGCTATGTTTCTGACCGAGCTTGCCCCCGCCTGGGTGCGCCGCCCCTTAGGAATTGCCATTGAAATGCTGGCAGCCATTCCTTCTATTATCTATGGCATGTGGGGTTTGTTTGTCTTTGTCCCGCTGTTTCAGCGCTATGTGCAGCCTGTGGTGGTGGACCTATTCGAGGGGGTGCCCGTCCTGGGCAGTTTGTTTGCCGGGCCTCCCATGGGGATCGGCCTGTTCACCGCCGGTCTGATTCTCTCCATCATGGTGATTCCCTTCATCACCGCCGTCATGCGGGATGTCTTCGAGCAGGTTCCTCCGATGCTCAAGGAATCCGCCTACGGCCTGGGCAGCACCACCTGGGAAGTCGTCTGGAAGGTCGTGCTGCCCTATACCCGTCATGGGGTGATCGGTGGCATCATGCTGGGCCTGGGGCGGGCCTTGGGCGAGACCATGGCAGTCACCTTTGTTATCGGCAATGCCTTTAACCTCCCCAACTCTATATTCTCGCCTTCCAATTCCATCGCCTCGGCCTTGGCCAACGAATTCAACGAGGCCGGTGGCCTGCAGAAATCCGCCCTGCTGGAACTAGGCCTGATTCTGTTTTTGATCACGACGGTGGTGTTGGCCATTTCCAAGTTCATGCTGTTGCAACTATCGCGCAAAGAAGGCGCTTGAGCTGACCATGTCTGTTTCTGATTCTCCCATCATGCTCGGCAACCCGATCTATCGCCGTCGGCGGCGCTTCAATCGTCTGATGCTGGGCCTGTCCAGCTTGGCGCTGGGCATCGGCCTGTTCTGGCTGGCCTGGATCATCGCAACTTTGCTGATCAAGGGCGGCGGGGCATTGTCCATGACCCTGCTGACCGAGAGCACCCCCCCGCCAGGCGAGGCCGGTGGCCTGCTTAATGCCATTGTCGGCAGCGTGCTGATGTCGGGGGTGGGGACGTTGATCGGTACCCCCATTGGGGTGCTGGCCGGCACCTACCTGGCCGAATATGGCCGCCGTGGGTGGCTGGCGCCAGCCACCCGCTTCCTGAATGATGTGCTGTTGTCGGCGCCATCCATCGTGATTGGCTTGTTCATTTATGCGGTATATGTGGCCCAGGTAGGACATTATTCAGGCTGGGCGGGGGCCTTTGCCCTGGCCATCCTGGTGATTCCAGTGGTGGTGCGGGCCACGGATAATATGCTGTCTCTGGTACCCAACAGCCTGCGCGAGGCTGCCGCCGCGCTGGGCTGCCCCCAGTGGCGCGTGGTGGTGTTCATCTGTTATCGGGCGGCGCGCTCCGGGATTTTGACGGGCATTTTGCTGGCGGTGGCGCGCATCGCGGGCGAGACCGCACCGCTGCTGTTTACTGCGCTGAATAATCAGTTCATGTCCTGGAACATGAACGCGCCGATCGCTAACCTGCCTGTGGTGATTTTCCAATATGCCGCCAGCCCTTTCGAGGACTGGAATCGTCTGGCCTGGGCCGGGGCAGCCCTGATCACACTGCTGGTGCTGGGCATCAATATCGCTGCCCGCAGCCTGTTTCGTAAATAATTCGATTACCTGACCATGACCCTGTCCTCGACCCCTATCACCGAACGCACCAAGCTGGCAGTGCGCGACCTTAATTTTTATTATGGCAAATATCATGCTTTGCGTGACATCAATATGCAGATTGCCGAGCACAAGGTCACGGCTTTTATCGGCCCATCGGGCTGCGGTAAATCCACGCTGTTGCGCACTTTCAACCGCATGTTCGAACTGTATCCTGGGCAGCGGGCCGAAGGCGCCATCGAACTTGATGGCGAGGATTTGCTGAATTCCCGTTTGGATATCTCTTTGATCCGCGCCAAGGTCGGCATGGTGTTTCAAAAACCCACGCCGTTCCCCATGAGCATCTATGACAATATCGCCTTCGGTGTGCGCCTGTTCGAGCGCCTCAGCAAGGGCGAGATGGACGAGCGCGTGGAATGGGCCTTGACCAAGGCTGCCCTGTGGACAGAGGTCAAGGACAAATTGGGCCAAAGCGGCAATGGCCTGTCTGGTGGCCAGCAACAACGTCTGTGTATTGCTCGCGGGGTTGCCATCAAGCCCGAGGTCTTGTTGCTGGACGAACCCTGTTCCGCCCTGGACCCGATCTCTACCGCCAAGATCGAAGAATTGATTGCCGAATTGAAGGCAGACTACACCGTGGTCATCGTCACCCACAATATGCAACAGGCAGCCCGCTGTTCGGACTATACAGCCTACATGTACCTGGGTGAACTCATGGAATTCGGGCCCACGGACCAGATCTTCGTCAAGCCCACCCGCAAGGAAACCGAAGACTACATAACAGGTAGATTTGGATGAGATCGGACACAGGACAGTCCCAATGGACTGTCCTGTGCCGATCGAATCGGAGCGCCTTGCAAGGCGCGAGGTGGAGAGCTGTTTCGGCTTGAGGAAGTCCTGTGCCGATCGAATCGGAGCGCCTTGCAAGGCGCGAGGTGGAGAGCTGTTTCGGCTTGAGGAAGTCCTGTGCCGATCGAATCGGAGCGCCTTGCCATTCATCCTTCATTCATCCCCATCTTGCTATTCTGCCTGCATCATTACTCAGGAGGATAGCCTCATGAACCGCCGTCAATTACTCGCCGCCACCCTGGTTCTGGGCGCTTGGGCTACAGGTGCCCAAGCTCATAGCCACGACCGTGAAAAAGCCGAACTTTTGCAATCCATGGGTGAAGTCATGCCCTTGCAAGATGTACTGGCCCTGGTCGCCAAGGATTATCCTGGCCAGGTTTTGAAAGTCGAATTCGAGGACGAAAAGGGTAAGTGGATCTACGAATTCAAGGTCTTGCAGGATCAGGGCAGATTGGTCAAACTAGAGGTTGATGCCCGCGACGGCAAAGTCCTGTCGGTGCGTCAGCGATCCATCCACGACAAACACGATAAAGACAAGCACTCATGAGACTGCTGGTAGCCGAGGACGAGCCTTTATTGGCTTCACAGCTCAAGAGCGCCCTGGAGTCCGCCGGCTACGTCGTGGATGTTGTTCATGACGGTCTGGAGGCCCAGCATCAGGGGATGGTAGAGCCCTACGATCTGGTGGTGCTGGACTTGGGCCTGCCCGGACGGGATGGCCTGACTGTGTTGCGGTCCTGGCGGGAATCCGGCCAGACCACCCCGGTCCTGATCCTGACCGCCCGCGATAACTGGCATGACAAGGTGGCGGGGATCGATGCCGGGGCCGATGATTACCTGACGAAGCCTTTCCACCTCGAAGAACTCCAGGCCCGGGTGCGGGCCTTGCTGCGCCGGGCCGGGGGGTTTGCCTCTAGCGATATCCGCTGTGGCCCCTTATTGCTGGATACCCGCCAATCCCGGATCACGGTGGATGATATGCCGCTGGATCTGACCAGCCACGAATACCGTGTGTTGGCGTACCTGATGATGCATCAGGGCGAGGTCGTCTCGCGCAGCCAACTGGTCGAGCACATTTATGCCCAGGATTTCGATCGGGATTCCAACACCATCGAAGTCTTTGTGGCGCGGCTGCGACGCAAGATCCCGGCTGGCTTGATCCAGACCGTGCGCGGTCTGGGCTATCGTCTGGACGATACTGCCGTCGCGTCATGATCCGTTTGCGCGACCGCTATCACTCATTGCGTCTGCGCTTGTTGGCAGGAATGCTGGCCTGGGTGCTGCTCAGTGTGGCGGTGGCGGGCTGGGGCATCCAGAAGATGTTTCACCAGCATATCCTGGCGCAACTGCAGTCAGAACTGAACATCCACCTGGACCAGTTGACCTCCGTTTTGCAGGTGGATGCGGCAGGCCAGGTGTCCTTGTCGTCGTTTCCCAGTGATCCGCGATTCAGTCATCCCTTCTCCGGTTTGTACTGGCAGATTTTCCGGCCGACGGATGACGGCCAGCCTGCCAAGCTCCTGGCGCGTTCGCGCTCCTTATGGGATACGCACTTGCCGGAGGCCTATGCGGCGCTACTGCCGGGCGAGGATCTGGAGACCCAGGCTCCAGGGCCTGAGGGCAGCCATTTGTGGCTGCGGGTGCGCAAGATCGAACCCGCCGAGGGGCCTTACAACGAATTGATCCTGTCGGTTGCCGTTGACCGGGATTTGTGGGCCGAGCCCATCAGTCGTTTCAACCGCATGCTGGGGGTGTCCCTGGGGGTGCTGGTGTTGGGAATGCTGATTGCCGCCTGGCTGCAGGTGTCTTATGGTCTGCGCCCCCTGGTGCGTCTGCGCCGCAGCCTGGCGGATCTGCGCGAAGGCCGCGCCCAGGGGATCGAGGGAGCTTTCCCCACCGAGATTCAACCGCTGGTGGATGATTTCAACCAAGTCCTGCAGCGCAATGCCCAGGGGCTGGAGCGCGCGCGCCAGCAGGCGGGCAATCTGGCTCACGCGTTGAAGACGCCCTTGGCAGTCATGTCCAATGCGGCAGAGGCTCAGGACCCAGCTTTGCCACGCCTGGTGACGGAACAGATTGCCACGGCACGGCGTCAGGTAGATTATCACCTGGCCCATGCGCGGGCGGCGGCAGCGGTGCGCATGACGGGGTTGCGTAGCCCTGTACTGCCGCTTTTGCAGGGGCTGGTCAGGGTGATGCAGCGAGTGCATGCCGAGCAAAACCTGCGCTATGACCTCAGTGCGGTCGAGTCCGATCTTGTTTTTCGGGGAGAATCCCAGGATTTCGAAGAAATGCTTGGCAACGTGTTGGACAATGCCGGGAAATGGGCCAGGCAGCAGGTCCGCGTGCTGGCCAGCAGCCGGGATGGCGAACTGGAAATCCGGGTGGAGGATGATGGTCCGGGCCTGAGCCCTGAGCGTGCCGAGGCAGTATTCCAGCGCGGCACGCGTGCAGACGAACGCACGCCTGGTTCGGGGCTTGGGCTGGGGATTGTGCGTGATCTGGCGGATCTATATGGCGGCTGGGCCCGTATCGAGCCCAGCCCCCTGGGTGGCGCCTGTGTCGTGATCAACCTGCCGGGTGCCAGCGCAAGCCCGCAGCCGGATTAGCGGATCAGTTATAGCGGCCGTTGCGTCCGCCCAGGCTGTAGCCACCAGCACCCAACAGGGCCACGGCGATAGCGCCGAACAGGAACATGCCCTGCAGTTCCAGCGCCCAGGCGCCGCTCTTGCCGAGAGTAAAGAGTTCGTTCATGTGCACCAGGCCGATGACGAACAGCATATTGATGGCGACCACCAGAGCACCAATACGGGCCCAGATGCCGATGATCAGGAGAACAGGGGCCAGAATTTCGCCAATATAGACGCCATAGGCGATAAAGCCCGGCAGTCCGTGGGATTGCAGCATGCCGCTGATCCAGTCGACACCGCCGAGCTTGCTCAGACCATGCAGCAGAATCAGGATGCCTAATGAGAGGCGCAAGACGAGCTTGCCCAGGTCGTCTGTGGAAGTCGATGACATTGATGAGTCCTTGGCTATTGGAGAGAGTGGTGCCGTGCAGCAGCCAGACAAATGGCCCTATATGCAGCATGGATGCTTGGGAATTGTACGCGATTACTATTGAAAATCTACGTTTTGTCTCTGTCGGCAGGTCTTTTTTACGCCGGGTTTTGGGCACAAAAAAAGACTTGTCGGCTGCGCCGTGCAAGTCCTTGATTTGATCTGGTCGGGGCGACATGATTCGAACATGCGACCCTCTGCTCCCAAAGCAGATGCGCTACCAGGCTGCGCTACGCCCCGACTGATCCAGAACACGGGATTCTACCACGAGCGAAGGGCTTATGCTGTGTGGCCATGACGTAGCTCAGGCAGGGAGTGCGCCTGGTGGCGGTAGGCCCAGGTGGGCCACAGCGCATGTGCCAGGGCAATCCGGCCCAGGGCGGGGTCGGCAGGCAGTGGCGTATAGGTATCGGGGGCCTGATAGGCAAAGAACAAGGGGGGGTGTTGGGGTTCCAGCACAGTCAGGGTGTCGCCGCTGAGGTAACCATAATGGTCTTCGTACTGCATCATGGCCCGCCCGCCCGTGCCCGTTTGGGTCAGGTCATGGCCGATCATGGGATGGGTATCGCTGATGCCCGCCAGCGATAACAGTGTCGTGGGCAGGTCGATCTGGCTGATGATGCGGTCGTCG belongs to Castellaniella sp. and includes:
- the folP gene encoding dihydropteroate synthase, translated to MFATLQCGRFQLSLKRPLVMGVVNVTPDSFFDGNVHFRVNQAIEHGLRLVQDGADILDIGGESTRPGAQVVAADEELRRLLPVIQGLLDAGVPLSVDTCKPEVMRQVLHAGADMINDIRGFSSDEAIQAVQDADCALCLMHMQGEPRTMQQTPCYDDVVAEVQAYLAAGAQRLRDAGIAANRIALDPGFGFGKTVAHNYTLLNQLPQVMGDAYPCMVGLSRKSMIGALTGRPASQRLGGSVAAALAAAVRGAHILRVHDVADTVDALTIWSAINDPTLTEGARA
- a CDS encoding Ppx/GppA phosphatase family protein, coding for MDDRLASIDLGSNTFRLSIGRVVREGDTVQVYTEDRMRELIALANGLDEHQRIRPDTVAQAIEALQRFGERLRGFDPANVRAVATNTFRVARNAAEIIPHAEHALGFPIEIISGQEEARLIYLGVIQDLPPSEDRRLVIDIGGGSTEFIIGRGQTPLQLASLQLGCTTWSKQFFSRGQITKARMQRAIVAARSTIEPISRRYRHVGWQQAYGSSGTAKGLLAVLVENGFSQRDITLDGMQQLSAALIKVGQVHLQDWAGLKAERAPVLAGGLAIMIAAFLELGISHMGAGDGALRVGVLHDLLGRDSHHDQRDETVRQMGLRYQADAQQAEHVRQLALVFFDQLNLDTAHPQGAELRKALSWTAMLHEIGLAIARNHYHKHSAYVLENADMPGFSHDDQQLLAFLALGQQGKLAKLRPYAPTREQWLALCCLRLAVLLLRRREARDALPIHLQAQGQAITLSVPDGWLSDHPLSSFMLKGEIDVWRKAGFTLEITEGTT
- the ppk1 gene encoding polyphosphate kinase 1, giving the protein MQGMAVTPLLLNRELSVLKFNERVLAMAERLDVPALERLRYLCIVGSNLDEFFEIRMASLKEQQRQTPDLAGDDGLLPAEAFDRVQRAAHALVDRQNRLLTGEVMPKLMECGVGLIYSTGWTDLQREWAYGIFQRDVMPLLTPIGLDPAHPFPRVYNKSLNFIVSLTGEDAFGREGNIAIVQAPRALPRMLKVPPEIAGIPDGFMLLTTVINAFVGDLFPGMDVLGCYQWRVTRNSDLFVDEEEITNLRQALQGELSQRNFGASVRLEIAHAMPPDLELFLQREFNLATADTYRVNGPVNLGRLMQLCNRANRPDLEYPVYRPRTPAPFDGDMQRPEALFAALSVRDHLLHHPYQSFQPVLMFLRAAALDPQVVAIKQTIYRTGEDSELMGVLLSAARAGKEVTVVVELMARFDEQTNINWAARLEEVGAHVSYGVVGHKTHAKMALVLRREDGRIRRYGHLGTGNYHQRTAKLYTDFGLLTANQTICEDMDQVFSLLTGLGARRELKLLLQSPFTLHETVLNLIRSEAEFARAGKRARIRAKMNSLLEPSVIQALYEASQAGVRIDLIVRGACALQAGVPGLSERIRVRSVIGRFLEHSRVFYFYQDGAEPLYLSSADWMDRNFLRRVELAFPVLDKTLRRRVIDEAFTFAWRDNQLAWAVQPDGRYLRVRNRRAPVNLHQHLMARLG
- the pstS gene encoding phosphate ABC transporter substrate-binding protein PstS, whose translation is MFKRMLVQCATGLTLMATASAAALAVDLTGAGASFPYPIYAKWASKYQTVSGHRVNYQSIGSGGGQQQIIAKTVDFGASDDPMKPEALEENGLLQFPAVVGGTVPVINVPGIEAGQMKLTGPVLADIFLGKIKKWDDPALAQLNPDLKLPSKGIIVVHRSDGSGTTFGWTNYLSQVSPAWKDTVGQGKAVKWPTGQGGKGNEGVAAYVRQLTNSIGYVEYAYAHQNGLAWTQLQNRDGQFVQPAQKSFAAAASHADWASAPGMGLVLNNEPGADSWPVTAATFILLHKQQENAAQAREILAFFDWAWREGADMASELDYVPLPTAVTDQIRQLWTQEIRTKDGASVWP
- the pstC gene encoding phosphate ABC transporter permease subunit PstC; this translates as MINQHRTLLVDAGFRHLTRAFAFLVFVLLAGILVSLIYGSRDTLIRDGLAFLWTNDWDPVKQHYGALVPILGTVISALLALLIAVPVSFGIAMFLTELAPAWVRRPLGIAIEMLAAIPSIIYGMWGLFVFVPLFQRYVQPVVVDLFEGVPVLGSLFAGPPMGIGLFTAGLILSIMVIPFITAVMRDVFEQVPPMLKESAYGLGSTTWEVVWKVVLPYTRHGVIGGIMLGLGRALGETMAVTFVIGNAFNLPNSIFSPSNSIASALANEFNEAGGLQKSALLELGLILFLITTVVLAISKFMLLQLSRKEGA